From Lutra lutra chromosome 14, mLutLut1.2, whole genome shotgun sequence, a single genomic window includes:
- the LRRC18 gene encoding leucine-rich repeat-containing protein 18 encodes MAKGGKGPKGKKITLKVAKNCIKITFDGRKRLDLSKMGITNFPKCILRLNDVDELDLSRNLIRKIPESISKFQNLRWLDLHSNYIDKLPESLGQMTTLLYLNVSNNRLITNGLPVELNQLKNIRTLNLGLNHLDSVPTTLGALKELHEVGLYDNLLTSIPNSISKLPKLKKLNIKRNPFPKSEESDTFIDTIKRLDNLYLVEDKDLCSNCLRKCQQARDKLNKIKNMATGAPKKAIFSNLVSPNSMAKDSQEDWRIRSTTP; translated from the exons ATGGCCAAGGGCGGGAAAGGCCCTAAGGGCAAGAAGATCACCCTCAAAGTGGCCAAGAATTGTATTAAAATCACATTTGATGGGAGAAAACGCCTTGACTTGAGCAAGATGGGAATTACCAATTTCCCCAAGTGTATCCTGAGACTGAATGATGTGGATGAGCTCGACCTTAGCCGGAATCTGATCAGAAAAATCCCTGAATCAATCTCCAAGTTCCAGAACCTGCGGTGGCTGGACCTGCACAGCAACTATATCGACAAGCTTCCTGAGTCCCTTGGCCAGATGACGACTCTGCTCTACCTCAATGTCAGCAACAACAGGCTCATCACCAATGGGCTGCCTGTGGAGCTCAATCAGCTCAAGAATATCCGCACCTTGAACCTAGGCTTGAACCACCTGGACAGTGTGCCCACCACCCTGGGTGCTCTGAAGGAGCTCCATGAGGTGGGGCTCTATGACAACCTGCTGACCAGCATCCCCAACAGCATCTCCAAGCTCCCCAAGCTCAAAAAGCTCAACATAAAGCGAAATCCCTTTCCCAAGTCGGAGGAGTCAGACACATTCATAGATACCATCAAGAGGCTGGACAACTTATATCTGGTGGAAGACAAAGATCTGTGTTCAAATTGTCTGAGAAAATGCCAACAGGCCCGGGACAAGCTGAACAAAATCAAGAATATGGCCACGGGAGCACCGAAAAAGGCCATCTTTTCCAATCTGGTCTCACCCAATTCCATGGCCAAGGATTCCCAGGAAGACTGGAG GATCCGTTCAACAACTCCCTAG